In Sedimenticola thiotaurini, the following proteins share a genomic window:
- a CDS encoding S1 family peptidase, with amino-acid sequence MRLHGLAFYAAVLLGLFCHGANSADLPDIIDRIRPSIVSVGTVMPLRRPSAQFRGTGFVVGDGRHIVTNHHVLPELIDHAKRETLAVFSGRGSKATVHPAKIVNSDPEHDLVLLEISNGPLPAMSLAPESRIREGEEIAFTGFPIGTVLGLYPVTHRGIISAITPIVIPSNNSKDLTAKQIMRMRNRFEVYQLDGTAYPGNSGSPVYDAQSGKVVGVLNSVFVKDTKETLLERPSGISYAIPVKYVHELLKR; translated from the coding sequence ATGCGATTACACGGCCTGGCTTTTTACGCTGCCGTCCTGTTGGGCCTGTTTTGCCATGGGGCAAACAGCGCCGACCTGCCTGATATTATTGATCGAATCCGGCCCAGTATAGTCTCGGTGGGCACAGTGATGCCGTTGCGCCGCCCATCGGCCCAGTTTCGGGGCACCGGCTTTGTGGTGGGAGATGGCCGTCATATTGTGACGAATCATCATGTATTGCCGGAACTGATCGATCATGCCAAACGGGAGACCCTGGCAGTATTCAGCGGGCGGGGCAGTAAGGCCACCGTCCATCCGGCCAAGATCGTGAACAGTGATCCGGAACACGATCTGGTGCTGCTGGAGATCAGCAATGGCCCCTTACCGGCTATGTCCCTGGCACCTGAGAGCAGAATCCGGGAAGGGGAGGAGATTGCTTTTACCGGTTTCCCCATCGGTACCGTGCTGGGACTTTATCCGGTGACCCATCGGGGCATTATTTCAGCCATCACCCCCATCGTTATACCCTCAAACAATTCCAAAGACCTGACAGCCAAGCAGATTATGCGTATGCGCAATCGGTTTGAGGTGTACCAGTTGGATGGCACGGCCTATCCCGGCAACAGTGGCAGTCCTGTCTACGATGCCCAATCGGGCAAGGTTGTGGGGGTGTTGAACAGTGTCTTTGTGAAAGATACCAAAGAAACCCTGCTGGAGCGTCCCTCCGGCATCAGCTATGCCATTCCGGTCAAGTACGTACATGAACTGCTGAAACGGTGA
- the cysC gene encoding adenylyl-sulfate kinase — protein sequence MDNNVVWHRPTVTRDRRAQNNGHKSVILWFTGLSGAGKSTIAHALEESLYQLGAKTYVLDGDNVRHGLCGDLGFSDKDRNENIRRIGEVSKLFIDAGVIALCAFISPFRADRQRARELVDEGDFIEIHVKCPLEVCETRDPKGLYQKARAGLIKGYTGISSPYEEPENPEIVLDTSVQNINECVEQIIDYLTKKEIVVPGNRNKSVNG from the coding sequence ATGGATAACAACGTAGTCTGGCACCGACCCACCGTCACCCGTGACAGGCGAGCTCAGAACAATGGCCATAAAAGCGTCATTCTTTGGTTTACCGGTCTATCCGGGGCAGGAAAATCGACCATCGCCCATGCCCTGGAAGAGAGTCTCTACCAGCTCGGCGCAAAGACCTATGTGCTCGATGGTGACAACGTCAGACATGGCCTGTGCGGCGATCTGGGTTTCTCCGATAAGGATCGGAATGAAAATATACGACGCATCGGTGAAGTCTCAAAGCTTTTCATCGATGCCGGGGTCATCGCCCTATGTGCCTTTATTTCCCCATTTCGCGCCGATCGGCAGCGGGCGCGTGAACTGGTCGATGAAGGGGATTTTATTGAGATCCATGTGAAGTGTCCGCTGGAAGTGTGTGAGACACGCGACCCGAAAGGCCTCTACCAGAAAGCCCGGGCGGGCTTGATCAAGGGGTATACCGGTATATCGTCACCTTACGAGGAGCCGGAAAATCCCGAGATCGTCCTGGATACCAGCGTACAAAACATCAATGAATGCGTAGAACAGATTATTGATTATCTGACAAAAAAAGAGATTGTGGTCCCCGGTAATCGGAATAAATCGGTGAATGGATAA
- a CDS encoding TIGR03088 family PEP-CTERM/XrtA system glycosyltransferase, with protein MTSPPPLIAHVIHHLWIGGLENGLINLINRIPEQRYRHAIICMDDFSDFRDRLQRDDVPVIAMHKKPGRDPATKWRLFKLFRDLKPTILHSRNLSGLDALLPAYLAGIKHRVHGEHGRDMDDLDGSNKKLQLLRRLHRPLINRYIPLSQDLERYLTEKIGIHSSRISQIYNGVDTDRFKPVQGEKPDLPVGGSFTPAGAIVIGTVGRFQSVKDQMNLAEGFILLLNKNPDLKSIARLVMIGDGPLREPVLGRLADAGYADLVWAPGARDDVNELLPAIDLFVLPSLAEGISNTLLEAMSCGLPVIATAVGGNPELVVDGVTGTLIPPADSPALADALALYLRNPALLESHGAAARQRVEEKFSIKAMVERYMGVYDDLLMRP; from the coding sequence ATGACATCGCCCCCGCCCCTTATCGCACACGTTATCCACCACCTCTGGATTGGTGGTCTGGAAAATGGCCTGATCAACCTGATCAATCGTATACCGGAACAGCGTTATCGGCACGCCATCATCTGCATGGATGATTTTTCAGACTTCCGGGACCGGCTGCAAAGGGATGATGTGCCGGTGATTGCCATGCATAAAAAACCGGGACGGGATCCAGCAACAAAGTGGCGCCTGTTCAAACTGTTCAGAGATTTAAAACCGACCATTCTCCACTCCCGCAACCTATCCGGACTGGATGCCCTGTTGCCCGCCTATCTGGCCGGTATCAAACACCGGGTTCATGGTGAACACGGCCGGGATATGGATGATCTGGATGGCAGCAACAAAAAACTGCAACTTTTGCGCCGCCTGCACCGTCCCCTGATAAACCGTTATATACCACTCTCACAAGATCTCGAGCGATACCTGACGGAAAAAATCGGCATCCATAGCTCCCGCATCAGCCAGATCTACAACGGCGTGGATACGGATAGATTCAAACCAGTACAGGGAGAGAAGCCGGACCTGCCGGTCGGCGGAAGTTTCACGCCAGCAGGCGCCATAGTCATCGGTACTGTTGGGCGCTTTCAATCGGTAAAGGATCAGATGAATCTGGCCGAAGGGTTTATCCTGCTGCTGAACAAGAATCCGGACCTGAAAAGCATCGCGCGGCTGGTGATGATCGGTGACGGCCCGCTGCGTGAACCGGTTCTGGGGAGATTGGCAGATGCGGGTTATGCGGACCTGGTCTGGGCACCCGGCGCACGGGATGATGTCAACGAGCTGCTTCCAGCGATTGATCTGTTTGTTCTCCCCTCTCTGGCGGAAGGAATATCTAACACCCTGCTGGAGGCCATGTCATGCGGATTACCCGTCATAGCCACGGCAGTGGGCGGAAACCCGGAACTGGTGGTGGACGGGGTAACAGGCACCCTGATACCACCCGCGGACAGCCCTGCTCTGGCCGACGCGCTGGCGCTTTATCTGCGTAATCCGGCACTCCTGGAATCCCATGGGGCAGCAGCGCGGCAACGGGTCGAGGAGAAATTCAGCATCAAAGCTATGGTGGAGCGATACATGGGGGTTTACGACGACCTGCTGATGAGACCATAA